In Pyrus communis chromosome 8, drPyrComm1.1, whole genome shotgun sequence, one genomic interval encodes:
- the LOC137742212 gene encoding monooxygenase 2-like, translated as MMARVEDVVIVGAGIAGLATAVALKKAGVKALVLEKSDGLRTTGAALTLFPNAWCALDALGVSHHLASLYATIKKGYVTNIDTGEIQGMSFPASNGNDLVGPRSVHRKALLKALADELPPNSIRFASKPTAIETQEHEGSSISVIHLGDGTIIKAKVLIGCDGIHSVVARFLGLAEPVYAGRSAVRGLAVFPQGHGLDNNVQQYGGLNRRAGFVPLNDKEIYWFFGICLAKGADPSNDPEVIKREVIENYAKDLPPIYLDVVRHSDLSTLSWAPIMFRYPWHVVFGNLGKQNITVAGDAMHPMTPDLGQGGCVALEDAVVLGRYIGKSFVQNGQIVPKEMVSAIGKYVEERRWRVALLIAGSYLSGWIQQPGSGGVMKFLRDTIFYGFIFHKLVKLSHYDCGKLDF; from the exons ATGATGGCAAGAGTGGAGGACGTGGTGATAGTAGGGGCAGGAATAGCAGGGTTGGCGACTGCTGTGGCGCTCAAGAAAGCTGGAGTTAAAGCGTTGGTGTTGGAGAAATCAGACGGCCTCAGAACCACCGGTGCAGCTTTAACCCTCTTCCCCAACGCTTGGTGTGCCCTTGACGCCTTGGGTGTTTCCCACCACCTCGCTTCTCTttatgctacaataaaaaa GGGATATGTAACTAATATTGACACCGGAGAAATCCAAGGAATGTCTTTTCCCGCATCCAATGG AAATGACCTAGTTGGACCAAGATCAGTACACCGAAAAGCTTTACTCAAGGCTTTGGCAGATGAGTTACCACCAAATTCCATCCGTTTCGCTTCCAAACCTACTGCTATCGAGACCCAAGAACATGAAGGCTCGTCCATTTCAGTTATTCACTTGGGAGATGGGACAATAATCAAAGCAAAG GTTCTGATAGGCTGCGATGGGATTCACTCAGTGGTTGCCCGCTTCTTAGGACTTGCCGAACCAGTATATGCAGGTCGATCAGCAGTTCGTGGCTTGGCTGTGTTTCCTCAAGGCCACGGATTGGACAATAACGTGCAGCAATATGGAGGACTTAACAGAAGGGCTGGTTTTGTTCCCCTCAATGACAAAGAGATCTATTGGTTCTTTGGCATATGTCTGGCTAAAG GGGCGGATCCTTCCAATGACCCGGAAGTTATAAAACGAGAAGTGATTGAGAATTATGCCAAGGATCTTCCTCCTATATACCTAGACGTTGTACGGCACTCGGATCTTTCAACGTTGTCATGGGCTCCAATAATGTTCAGGTACCCGTGGCATGTAGTATTCGGGAACCTGGGGAAGCAAAACATCACGGTGGCTGGTGATGCCATGCATCCCATGACACCTGATTTAGGACAAGGAGGTTGCGTGGCATTGGAAGATGCAGTGGTCTTGGGCAGATACATAGGGAAATCCTTTGTACAAAATGGACAAATCGTGCCAAAAGAGATGGTTAGTGCGATTGGGAAATACGTGGAAGAAAGAAGGTGGCGTGTCGCACTGTTGATTGCAGGATCATATTTATCAGGATGGATACAGCAGCCGGGGTCTGGTGGGGTTATGAAGTTCTTGAGGGATACCATATTTTACGGGTTCATTTTCCATAAACTTGTTAAACTTTCACATTATGATTGTGGAAAACTTGATTTCTAG